The window GGCGAATGTCATCGATAAGTTTTTCATGGCGTGGGCGGTCGAGGACCACCACAACAAGATCGCTAATGTCACGGCTCAGGCGGCGCGCAATTGCCTTCAAGTTTTCTTTTACGGGCGCGTCAAGGTCAACAGCATCTTTGCAGGAAGGGCCGACAACGATTTTTTCCATGTAGCAATCCGGGGCGTTCAGCAGGCCGCCTTTTTCTGATGCAGCCAGCACGGTGATGGCACCCGGAGCGCCGGTGGCGCAAAGGTTCGTGCCTTCGAGAGGATCCACCGCGATATCAACTTCCGGCAGTGTGTCGCCGTCATGCCAGCCTGCGCCCACATGCTCGCCGATATAGAGCATGGGAGCCTGATCACGCTCGCCTTCCCCTATGACAATGGTCCCTCGCATGGGGACCGTGTCCATGGTGGTGCGCATGGCTTCAGTGGCAACGTGGTCAGCCCGCTCGCGATCGCCGGTGCCCATGGTGTGCGCTGAAGCAATAGCGGCATCTTCCACCACGCGCGCAAACTCCAGCGCCAGCTCAAATTCCATTTGGTTGGCCAGGGTCCTTGTTTCAGGTTGCTTGTCTGCTACGCGGGTTGCCATTTGTGATCCTCCAGAAGTCGCGCTTCAAAACGCGCTGATGCCTGTAACATTCTCGCCGATGATCAGCGCATGAATGTCGTGCGTGCCTTCGTATGTTTT is drawn from Terriglobia bacterium and contains these coding sequences:
- the glpX gene encoding class II fructose-bisphosphatase → MEFELALEFARVVEDAAIASAHTMGTGDRERADHVATEAMRTTMDTVPMRGTIVIGEGERDQAPMLYIGEHVGAGWHDGDTLPEVDIAVDPLEGTNLCATGAPGAITVLAASEKGGLLNAPDCYMEKIVVGPSCKDAVDLDAPVKENLKAIARRLSRDISDLVVVVLDRPRHEKLIDDIRRAGARIRLITDGDLSAGIAAAVIGTGVHVVMGSGGAPEGVITAAAMRCLNGEIHARLVINTPELEARIEKMGIKDKKRIYTAKDLAPGKHIIFAATGVTDGALMKGVRFFGEGTRTSSIVMTRKSGKVRFVESIHLAKRADVKVRFM